Proteins encoded within one genomic window of Humulus lupulus chromosome 1, drHumLupu1.1, whole genome shotgun sequence:
- the LOC133801826 gene encoding E3 ubiquitin-protein ligase RGLG3 isoform X1, protein MGNGESTFEDNSHEGIHFASHHQPPPSYADAGTSMDHHHSRYMHGSTRIADNYSSLDEVVSALREAGLESSNLILGIDFTKSNEWTGRHSFHRKSLHSIGSRPNPYEQAISIIGRTLSPFDEDNLIPCFGFGDSSTHEKHVFSFYSDHRPCSGFEDVLRRYREIVPLLNLSGPTSFSPIIDAAIDIVDRSNGQYHVLVIIADGQVTRNPDIPPGRLSPQEQATVDSIVAASRYPLSIILVGVGDGPWDAMQQFDDNIPQRSFDNFQFVNFNKIMSENSEPSKKETAFALAALMEIPLQYRATQSFDIAYNEHSSGWRASLLPPPQRVIDHDNAIRSIPKMTDFPLTEATSSAPVEQVCPVCLTNPKDMAFGCGHTTCKDCGVTLSTCPLCRETITTRLRLFN, encoded by the exons ATGGGAAATGGGGAATCAACATTTGAGGATAATTCTCATGAAGGTATTCACTTTGCTTCTCACCACCAACCACCACCTTCTTATGCAGATGCAGGGACATCGATGGATCATCACCATTCCAGATATATGCATGGATCCACACGTATTGCCGATAACTACAGCTCTTTAGATGAG GTTGTCTCTGCTTTAAGAGAAGCTGGGCTTGAATCGTCAAATTTAATACTTGGTATAGACTTCACAAAGAGCAATGAGTGGACAG GCAGGCACTCATTCCATAGGAAAAGCCTTCACTCAATTGGTAGCAGGCCTAATCCTTATGAACAGGCAATCTCTATTATTGGTCGGACATTGTCCCCGTTCGATGAAGATAATCTAATACCGTGTTTTGGATTTGGCGATT CATCAACACATGAAAAACATGTGTTCAGTTTTTATTCTGACCACCGACCTTGCAGCGGTTTTGAAGATGTTCTCAGAAGATACAGAGAGATTGTTCCCCTACTAAACTTGTCAG GTCCAACTTCATTTTCCCCTATTATTGATGCTGCAATTGACATTGTTGACAGAAGCAATGGTCAATATCATGTCCTTGTCATTATTGCAGATGGACAG GTTACTAGGAATCCTGATATACCACCTGGAAGGTTAAGTCCACAAGAACAAGCAACTGTAGATTCCATTGTCGCAGCTAG CCGATATCCTCTTTCAATCATTTTGGTCGGAGTGGGGGATGGACCTTGGGATGCAATGCAACAATTTGATGATAACATTCCTCAGCGCTCATTTGACAATTTTCAG TTTGTCAACTTCAACAAAATCATGTCTGAGAACTCAGAACCATCCAAGAAGGAAACAGCTTTTGCACTTGCCGCCCTCATGGAAATTCCATTACAATACAGAGCCACTCAAAGCTTTGACATTGCTTA TAACGAACACTCGAGTGGTTGGCGCGCAAGTCTACTTCCACCACCACAAAGAGTGATTGATCATGACAATGCAATCAGATCAATCCCAAAGATGACAGACTTTCCTTTAACTGAGGCAACATCTTCAGCACCCGTGGAACAG GTCTGCCCCGTTTGTCTAACAAATCCTAAAGACATGGCTTTTGGATGCGGCCATACG ACATGCAAGGACTGTGGGGTAACGCTCTCAACATGCCCCTTGTGTCGAGAGACCATAACAACGCGACTCAGACTCTTCAATTAA
- the LOC133801826 gene encoding E3 ubiquitin-protein ligase RGLG3 isoform X2, whose translation MDHHHSRYMHGSTRIADNYSSLDEVVSALREAGLESSNLILGIDFTKSNEWTGRHSFHRKSLHSIGSRPNPYEQAISIIGRTLSPFDEDNLIPCFGFGDSSTHEKHVFSFYSDHRPCSGFEDVLRRYREIVPLLNLSGPTSFSPIIDAAIDIVDRSNGQYHVLVIIADGQVTRNPDIPPGRLSPQEQATVDSIVAASRYPLSIILVGVGDGPWDAMQQFDDNIPQRSFDNFQFVNFNKIMSENSEPSKKETAFALAALMEIPLQYRATQSFDIAYNEHSSGWRASLLPPPQRVIDHDNAIRSIPKMTDFPLTEATSSAPVEQVCPVCLTNPKDMAFGCGHTTCKDCGVTLSTCPLCRETITTRLRLFN comes from the exons ATGGATCATCACCATTCCAGATATATGCATGGATCCACACGTATTGCCGATAACTACAGCTCTTTAGATGAG GTTGTCTCTGCTTTAAGAGAAGCTGGGCTTGAATCGTCAAATTTAATACTTGGTATAGACTTCACAAAGAGCAATGAGTGGACAG GCAGGCACTCATTCCATAGGAAAAGCCTTCACTCAATTGGTAGCAGGCCTAATCCTTATGAACAGGCAATCTCTATTATTGGTCGGACATTGTCCCCGTTCGATGAAGATAATCTAATACCGTGTTTTGGATTTGGCGATT CATCAACACATGAAAAACATGTGTTCAGTTTTTATTCTGACCACCGACCTTGCAGCGGTTTTGAAGATGTTCTCAGAAGATACAGAGAGATTGTTCCCCTACTAAACTTGTCAG GTCCAACTTCATTTTCCCCTATTATTGATGCTGCAATTGACATTGTTGACAGAAGCAATGGTCAATATCATGTCCTTGTCATTATTGCAGATGGACAG GTTACTAGGAATCCTGATATACCACCTGGAAGGTTAAGTCCACAAGAACAAGCAACTGTAGATTCCATTGTCGCAGCTAG CCGATATCCTCTTTCAATCATTTTGGTCGGAGTGGGGGATGGACCTTGGGATGCAATGCAACAATTTGATGATAACATTCCTCAGCGCTCATTTGACAATTTTCAG TTTGTCAACTTCAACAAAATCATGTCTGAGAACTCAGAACCATCCAAGAAGGAAACAGCTTTTGCACTTGCCGCCCTCATGGAAATTCCATTACAATACAGAGCCACTCAAAGCTTTGACATTGCTTA TAACGAACACTCGAGTGGTTGGCGCGCAAGTCTACTTCCACCACCACAAAGAGTGATTGATCATGACAATGCAATCAGATCAATCCCAAAGATGACAGACTTTCCTTTAACTGAGGCAACATCTTCAGCACCCGTGGAACAG GTCTGCCCCGTTTGTCTAACAAATCCTAAAGACATGGCTTTTGGATGCGGCCATACG ACATGCAAGGACTGTGGGGTAACGCTCTCAACATGCCCCTTGTGTCGAGAGACCATAACAACGCGACTCAGACTCTTCAATTAA